From one Luteolibacter sp. SL250 genomic stretch:
- a CDS encoding N-acetylmuramoyl-L-alanine amidase, with translation MRTFLKTLTVLAFFAFGVSADAKFRTVVIDPGHGGHDKGGQWGRVYEKHLALDTAMRLEGHLKNMGYKTIVTRRSDYFISLPQRVAIANRQKNAIFVSVHYNYTWKQDVSGLETFYNRSDSSRLSSLVQSSILKRVRAVNRGSKYARYYVIRHTNIPSILVECGFVSCKSERDRMKSAWFRDSLARGIAEGIHRYND, from the coding sequence ATGCGCACCTTCCTCAAAACTCTGACTGTATTGGCGTTCTTTGCCTTTGGAGTTTCCGCAGACGCCAAATTCCGCACCGTGGTGATTGATCCAGGCCACGGTGGACATGACAAAGGCGGCCAATGGGGCCGGGTCTATGAGAAGCATCTGGCCCTCGACACCGCGATGAGGCTGGAGGGTCATCTCAAGAACATGGGTTACAAGACCATCGTCACCCGCCGCAGCGACTACTTCATCTCCCTGCCGCAGCGGGTGGCCATCGCCAACCGCCAGAAGAACGCCATCTTCGTCAGCGTCCACTACAACTACACCTGGAAGCAGGACGTGAGCGGACTGGAGACCTTCTACAACCGCTCCGACAGCTCCCGCCTGTCCAGCCTGGTGCAGAGCAGCATCCTGAAGCGCGTGCGTGCCGTGAACCGCGGTTCGAAGTACGCCCGCTACTACGTCATCCGGCACACGAACATCCCGTCCATCCTCGTGGAGTGCGGGTTCGTGAGCTGCAAGAGCGAGCGCGACCGCATGAAGTCCGCCTGGTTCCGTGACTCCCTCGCCCGCGGCATCGCGGAGGGCATCCACCGCTACAACGACTGA
- a CDS encoding DUF3817 domain-containing protein, whose protein sequence is MKFNLSHAVGRVRLCGLLEGASFLLLLFVAMPLKYLMDLPMAVRYVGMAHGVLFILYVLLILLAWLDRKLTVKKSALAFVASLIPFGPFLIDGKLAEDERAEAAEEEKESGGAA, encoded by the coding sequence ATGAAATTCAATCTTTCCCATGCCGTTGGCCGTGTCCGCCTCTGTGGACTGCTCGAGGGAGCCTCATTCCTGCTGCTCCTGTTTGTGGCGATGCCGCTGAAATACCTGATGGATCTGCCGATGGCGGTCCGCTACGTGGGGATGGCACATGGAGTCCTGTTCATTCTCTACGTGCTGCTCATCCTGCTCGCTTGGCTGGATCGGAAGCTCACGGTCAAGAAGTCGGCGCTGGCGTTCGTCGCGTCGCTGATCCCGTTCGGCCCGTTCCTCATCGACGGCAAGCTGGCGGAGGATGAAAGGGCGGAAGCCGCGGAAGAAGAAAAGGAATCCGGCGGCGCTGCCTGA
- the tsaA gene encoding tRNA (N6-threonylcarbamoyladenosine(37)-N6)-methyltransferase TrmO, whose translation MKCDPIAVVRSCFAGKFGVPRQPGLSPAAWGELIFHERYRSREAVRGLEGFSHLWLIFGFHQTVEEGWRPTVRPPRLGGDERVGVFASRSTYRPNGLGLSAVRLEGIDLEHPEGPVLRLGGVDLVDGTPVFDIKPYLAYSDSIPDAVSGYAPEKPELLTVVVDAQAEAAFAVIPERSKAVIAEVLALDPRPAVRKEEGRAHGATLCGMNVRFQVVDGVCRILEIKPEMGSGLND comes from the coding sequence ATGAAGTGTGATCCGATCGCCGTGGTCAGGTCATGCTTCGCCGGGAAGTTCGGAGTGCCCCGCCAGCCGGGGCTGTCGCCCGCCGCCTGGGGGGAGTTGATTTTCCATGAACGCTACCGCAGCCGGGAAGCGGTGCGGGGGCTGGAAGGCTTTTCCCACCTGTGGCTGATCTTCGGCTTCCACCAGACCGTGGAGGAAGGCTGGCGTCCCACCGTCCGTCCTCCGCGTCTCGGTGGGGATGAGCGGGTGGGCGTGTTCGCCAGCCGCTCCACCTACCGACCGAACGGGCTGGGTCTCTCCGCCGTCCGGCTGGAGGGCATCGATCTGGAGCATCCGGAAGGACCGGTCCTCAGGCTGGGTGGGGTTGATCTGGTGGATGGGACACCCGTTTTCGACATCAAGCCGTACCTCGCCTATTCCGACTCCATCCCGGATGCGGTGTCCGGATATGCTCCGGAAAAGCCGGAGCTGCTCACCGTGGTGGTGGATGCGCAGGCGGAGGCCGCATTTGCCGTCATCCCGGAAAGATCGAAGGCGGTCATCGCCGAGGTGCTTGCCCTGGACCCCAGACCGGCGGTGAGGAAAGAGGAAGGGCGCGCCCATGGTGCCACGCTGTGCGGCATGAACGTGCGGTTCCAGGTCGTGGACGGCGTTTGCAGGATTCTGGAAATCAAACCGGAAATGGGTTCGGGGTTGAATGATTAA
- a CDS encoding ankyrin repeat domain-containing protein has product MSCSRQRLLAVASALMVVVAVPSCRDRKTTLSTDLQDAGFQMTDADWFRACQEDNVEVMKRFLAGGFSKDARDGNGNTALHVAAVAGAENAAKYLLDKGVPVDVRGQTGRTPLMAAVVADKPKMVKWLLRQGADPKLKDEENFKALMLAVRDGSAGSVAELASYDREDLDAALLLASLLGKTAVIDSLTNYGASVYARMEDDGRTPLMIAAENGHKEAVNLLLEIGASRYTTDEQGRTAANLAEEAGHAEIVALINREPAPAELALEAPEQISAEMDEFVAAAEGDAPPQSGYRAAPGGDAGVEAPGDLTIPAPDKRPSRPIDGAVLGARQGGGGLVVEGNPGDDAPGSADARTKVSRPPVIMRHYRETDVPLEVAGVSGDSATLRVAAGSRREITVKAGQEISGTGGLYVVRVKRRMEESKVTDGHPMEIAVVEVEDRRSGQTREWISGRPSTAHDPIALVEDPATGARYTARPGQKFKSADGGEFVVTDVRPNQIVIESLTDGSVVTVPLVGPRG; this is encoded by the coding sequence ATGTCCTGTTCCCGTCAGAGGCTGCTGGCTGTGGCATCCGCTCTCATGGTGGTCGTTGCGGTGCCATCCTGCCGGGACCGGAAGACCACCCTCAGCACGGACCTCCAGGATGCGGGTTTCCAGATGACGGACGCGGATTGGTTCAGGGCCTGCCAGGAGGACAACGTGGAGGTGATGAAGCGTTTCCTGGCCGGTGGCTTCTCAAAGGACGCCAGGGATGGAAATGGGAACACCGCGCTCCATGTGGCGGCTGTGGCGGGAGCTGAGAATGCGGCAAAGTACCTCCTCGACAAGGGCGTGCCGGTGGATGTCCGGGGGCAGACGGGCAGGACGCCGTTGATGGCGGCCGTGGTCGCCGACAAGCCGAAGATGGTGAAATGGCTGCTCCGCCAGGGGGCTGACCCGAAGCTGAAGGACGAGGAGAATTTCAAGGCGCTGATGCTCGCGGTGCGTGATGGCAGCGCGGGATCCGTTGCGGAGCTGGCATCATATGACCGTGAGGATCTGGACGCGGCCCTGCTGCTGGCATCCCTGCTGGGGAAAACGGCGGTCATCGACTCACTGACGAATTATGGAGCCTCCGTCTATGCCCGGATGGAGGATGACGGACGGACGCCGCTGATGATCGCCGCGGAGAACGGCCACAAGGAGGCCGTGAACCTGCTGCTGGAGATCGGCGCAAGCCGCTACACCACGGATGAGCAGGGAAGGACCGCTGCCAATCTGGCGGAGGAGGCGGGCCATGCGGAGATTGTCGCGCTGATCAACCGGGAGCCGGCGCCGGCCGAGCTTGCCCTGGAGGCTCCGGAACAAATTTCGGCGGAGATGGATGAATTCGTCGCCGCGGCGGAAGGGGATGCCCCCCCGCAGTCAGGATACAGAGCGGCTCCGGGAGGTGATGCGGGCGTGGAGGCTCCGGGGGATCTGACGATTCCGGCTCCGGACAAACGTCCTTCCCGCCCGATCGACGGGGCGGTTCTGGGTGCCCGGCAGGGCGGTGGCGGTCTGGTGGTGGAGGGAAACCCTGGGGATGACGCGCCTGGATCCGCGGATGCGCGGACCAAGGTTTCCCGCCCGCCGGTCATCATGCGCCACTATCGTGAGACCGATGTGCCGCTGGAAGTCGCCGGTGTCAGCGGGGACTCCGCCACACTGAGGGTCGCGGCGGGCAGCCGGAGGGAAATCACCGTGAAAGCGGGGCAGGAGATTTCCGGAACCGGTGGCCTCTATGTCGTGCGCGTCAAACGCCGCATGGAGGAGAGCAAGGTCACCGACGGCCATCCCATGGAGATCGCCGTCGTGGAGGTCGAGGACCGCCGGTCCGGCCAGACCCGCGAGTGGATTTCCGGGCGGCCCTCCACCGCCCATGACCCCATCGCTTTGGTCGAGGATCCCGCAACGGGCGCGCGCTACACCGCCCGGCCCGGGCAGAAGTTCAAGTCCGCGGATGGCGGGGAATTTGTCGTCACGGATGTGCGGCCGAACCAGATCGTCATTGAGAGCCTGACGGACGGATCGGTGGTCACCGTGCCGCTGGTAGGACCCCGCGGCTGA
- a CDS encoding DUF1501 domain-containing protein has translation MHHKLTANDLILDRRDFLKRCGMGFGSLALGSMFGGGVASAAGAPSAPKYPMLTPHHAPKAKRVVHLFMNGGPSQVDTFDPKPELDKYHGKPLPLEGMKTERPTGAALRSPFSFSKYGQSGLEVSELFKHTAQHADDLCVIRSMKADVPNHEPSLMLMNCGEARLSRPSFGSWVTYGLGSENENLPAYISMCPGGMPIKRAENWRSSFLPGSYQGTYLDTSIQEIDKMIENLSNANVRDERQAKQLEFLRKVNERHMAAREHDPKMEARIRSFELAYRMQSEATDAFDISKEPAYIHEMYGKGNYARQCIMARRLLERGVRFIQLWHGNGQPWDSHDNIEDHRKLAEQCDQAIGAFLTDLKMRGLLDETLVVWGGEFGRTPVVELPKAGSNAGVMKGRDHNHFGFSMWLAGGGVKGGHVHGATDQFGFGAVEKPVHVHDLHATLLHQLGFDHERLTYHYSGRDFRLTDVHGHVVQDILA, from the coding sequence ATGCACCACAAGCTCACCGCCAACGACCTGATCCTCGACCGCCGCGACTTCCTGAAGCGCTGCGGCATGGGCTTCGGCAGCCTCGCGCTCGGCAGCATGTTCGGGGGCGGAGTCGCCTCCGCCGCCGGTGCGCCCTCCGCTCCGAAGTATCCGATGCTCACACCCCACCACGCGCCGAAGGCGAAGCGGGTGGTGCATCTTTTCATGAACGGTGGTCCTTCCCAGGTGGACACCTTCGACCCGAAGCCGGAGCTGGACAAATACCACGGCAAGCCGCTGCCGCTGGAAGGCATGAAGACCGAGCGCCCCACCGGCGCCGCGCTGCGTTCCCCGTTCTCCTTCTCGAAATACGGCCAGTCCGGCCTCGAGGTGAGCGAGCTGTTCAAGCACACCGCCCAGCACGCGGACGACCTCTGCGTCATCCGCTCCATGAAGGCGGACGTGCCGAACCACGAGCCGTCCCTGATGCTGATGAACTGCGGGGAAGCACGGCTTTCCCGCCCGTCCTTCGGCTCATGGGTCACCTACGGCCTCGGAAGCGAGAACGAAAACCTCCCAGCCTATATCTCCATGTGCCCCGGCGGGATGCCGATCAAGCGCGCGGAGAACTGGCGCTCCTCCTTCCTCCCCGGCAGCTACCAGGGAACCTACCTCGATACTTCGATCCAGGAGATCGACAAGATGATCGAGAATCTCAGCAATGCGAACGTACGTGACGAGCGGCAGGCGAAGCAGCTCGAGTTCCTCCGCAAGGTGAACGAGCGCCACATGGCCGCCCGCGAGCACGACCCGAAGATGGAGGCCCGCATCCGCAGCTTCGAACTGGCCTACCGCATGCAGTCGGAGGCGACCGATGCCTTCGACATTTCCAAGGAACCCGCCTACATCCACGAAATGTATGGCAAGGGCAACTACGCCCGCCAGTGCATCATGGCCCGACGTCTCCTGGAGCGCGGCGTGCGCTTCATCCAGCTCTGGCACGGCAATGGCCAGCCGTGGGACAGCCACGACAACATCGAGGACCACCGCAAGCTCGCCGAGCAGTGCGACCAGGCCATCGGCGCGTTCCTCACCGACCTGAAGATGCGCGGCCTGCTGGATGAGACTCTCGTTGTCTGGGGCGGTGAATTCGGCCGGACGCCCGTTGTTGAGCTGCCGAAGGCGGGATCGAACGCCGGGGTGATGAAAGGCCGGGACCACAACCACTTCGGCTTCTCCATGTGGCTGGCCGGCGGCGGTGTGAAAGGTGGCCACGTCCACGGCGCGACCGACCAGTTCGGTTTCGGGGCGGTCGAAAAACCCGTCCACGTCCACGACCTGCACGCGACGCTGCTCCACCAGCTCGGCTTCGACCACGAACGCCTCACCTACCACTACTCCGGCCGCGACTTCCGCCTCACCGACGTGCACGGCCACGTGGTGCAGGACATCCTCGCCTGA
- a CDS encoding polyprenyl synthetase family protein, which translates to MAASNPTPARSDLFPFELVRPQLEKVEAAIREQVRAFDPAVEPYVTYVCNTSGKRIRPALSILAGGAVGEVSDDHLKLGVILELIHMATLVHDDIMDGANTRRMVPTANAKWGNALSVLLGDALFSHALTLATDFDSIDVCRKVGLAAREVCQGEIIQTQRRFDLSLSKPDYFRIIEMKTGALFAAATGLAGRLSGVSEETEAHLYSYGMKLGTAYQIYDDCLDLVGSEEVVGKTLRTDLAKGKLTLPILNLLENSSEAQRTKLNKRILAQEDLDLPVLVGIAEYEGAIESAVDTALKLLDQCRADVATLGASVHSDALVQITHFLGSLLEKCRK; encoded by the coding sequence ATGGCAGCCAGCAATCCCACTCCAGCCCGCAGCGATCTCTTCCCCTTCGAACTCGTCCGTCCGCAGTTGGAGAAGGTGGAAGCCGCGATCCGCGAGCAAGTCAGGGCCTTCGACCCGGCGGTCGAACCCTACGTCACCTACGTGTGCAACACCTCCGGCAAGAGGATCCGCCCCGCCCTGTCCATCCTGGCGGGCGGCGCCGTCGGGGAAGTGTCCGACGACCACCTGAAACTGGGCGTCATCCTGGAACTCATCCACATGGCGACGCTGGTGCACGACGACATCATGGACGGGGCGAACACCCGCCGCATGGTGCCCACCGCGAACGCGAAGTGGGGCAACGCACTCTCCGTCCTGCTCGGCGACGCCCTTTTCTCCCACGCGCTGACCCTCGCCACGGACTTCGACAGCATCGACGTCTGCCGCAAGGTCGGCCTCGCCGCCCGTGAGGTCTGCCAGGGGGAAATCATCCAGACCCAGCGGCGCTTCGACCTTTCACTCTCCAAGCCGGACTATTTCCGCATCATTGAGATGAAGACCGGCGCCCTTTTCGCCGCCGCCACCGGTCTGGCCGGGCGGCTTTCCGGTGTGAGCGAGGAAACCGAGGCCCACCTCTACAGCTATGGCATGAAGCTGGGGACCGCCTACCAGATCTATGATGACTGCCTCGACCTCGTGGGGTCAGAGGAAGTGGTCGGCAAGACCCTGCGCACCGATCTGGCGAAGGGAAAACTCACCCTCCCCATCCTGAACCTGCTGGAAAATTCCTCCGAAGCGCAGCGCACCAAACTGAACAAGCGCATCCTGGCCCAGGAAGATCTCGATCTCCCCGTCCTCGTCGGCATCGCCGAATACGAAGGAGCCATCGAAAGTGCCGTGGACACCGCCCTGAAGCTGCTGGACCAGTGCCGCGCGGATGTGGCCACCCTCGGCGCATCCGTTCACTCGGACGCTCTCGTCCAGATCACGCATTTCCTTGGCAGCCTGCTGGAAAAATGCAGGAAGTGA
- a CDS encoding DUF1080 domain-containing protein — MKLNRWMLAGMMTGAANMAMGQIHGYKDTEKLPGVPWGVHDPDRPQPRVVETAGAVVVKPPSDATVLFDGKNLDAWTQNGGPAPWEIKDGVMVVGKKDIQTKESFGAVQLHFEWRLPADRKVDGQKGGNSGFFLMGMYEVQVLQSNNNPTYPDGQAGSLYGQLPPLVNATSPQGEWNSYDVTFVPPVYKDGKVESPARITIFHNGVVVQNGEAYLGTTQHKKLASYPAKHPETGPIRIQDHNDPMEFRNIWVRPLGQRDQPAKP; from the coding sequence ATGAAACTCAACCGATGGATGTTGGCCGGTATGATGACCGGAGCTGCAAATATGGCGATGGGCCAGATTCATGGCTACAAGGACACGGAAAAGCTCCCGGGCGTGCCTTGGGGTGTCCATGATCCGGACCGCCCGCAGCCCCGTGTGGTGGAGACCGCCGGAGCGGTGGTGGTGAAGCCACCGTCCGATGCGACCGTGCTTTTTGACGGGAAGAACCTCGACGCCTGGACCCAGAACGGCGGCCCAGCCCCGTGGGAGATCAAGGACGGCGTGATGGTGGTGGGCAAAAAGGACATCCAGACGAAGGAATCCTTCGGCGCGGTGCAGCTCCACTTCGAATGGCGCCTGCCGGCGGACCGCAAGGTGGACGGCCAGAAGGGCGGCAACAGCGGTTTCTTCCTGATGGGCATGTATGAAGTGCAGGTCCTCCAGAGCAACAACAACCCGACCTATCCGGACGGCCAGGCGGGATCCCTCTACGGCCAGCTCCCGCCGCTGGTGAACGCCACCTCCCCGCAGGGTGAGTGGAACAGCTATGACGTCACCTTCGTGCCGCCGGTCTACAAGGATGGCAAGGTGGAGTCCCCGGCCCGCATCACCATCTTCCACAACGGCGTGGTGGTGCAGAATGGTGAGGCCTACCTGGGCACCACCCAGCACAAGAAACTCGCCTCCTATCCGGCCAAGCACCCGGAAACCGGCCCGATCCGCATCCAGGATCACAACGACCCGATGGAGTTCCGCAACATCTGGGTCCGCCCGCTCGGTCAGCGTGACCAGCCTGCGAAGCCCTGA
- a CDS encoding NAD(P)/FAD-dependent oxidoreductase, translated as MPTHGVTEGNQKRKVLIIGGGFAGLECALTLSNDDRFDVTLVDRTNHHLFQPLLYQVATASLTGPDIARSIRQVLAKAKNVTVLMDEITGIDTATRAASGKSGHRYEYDYLLLAAGARTGYFGNDHWADYTLGLKSLADAQAIRRKVLSNLERAELTTSESERTKLMTVAIVGGGPTGVELAGAFADLVHRSLKSNFRRIDTSKLRIILIEGFKNLLEPYDANQRDYARRHLESIGVEVRTETKVTDIRPGVLEFGDSTNLEAAAIIWAAGVAANPLTKALGVETDRGGRITPNPDLSVPGHPEIFVAGDLVAMKDNEGKVVPGVAPAASQMGRHIARVLKEELRLEKGRFADRKHDLRPTFRYWDKGMMAIIGKNHAVVKAGKALRLQGFIAWMAWLFIHILFLIGFRNKLAVLLGWATAYLKNTPEARIIMHPPKEYEAASL; from the coding sequence ATGCCCACCCACGGTGTCACTGAAGGTAATCAAAAGCGTAAGGTTCTCATCATCGGCGGAGGATTCGCCGGACTCGAATGCGCCCTGACCCTCTCCAACGACGACCGGTTTGACGTCACGTTGGTGGACCGGACAAACCACCATCTTTTCCAGCCCCTTCTCTACCAGGTGGCAACCGCCTCGCTGACCGGGCCGGACATTGCCCGCTCGATCCGCCAGGTACTGGCGAAAGCGAAAAACGTGACCGTCCTGATGGACGAGATTACCGGGATCGACACCGCCACCCGCGCGGCCAGCGGAAAATCGGGCCACCGTTACGAGTATGACTACTTGCTGCTCGCAGCCGGCGCCCGGACCGGTTACTTCGGCAACGACCACTGGGCGGACTACACCCTGGGCCTGAAATCACTGGCGGACGCGCAGGCCATCCGCCGCAAGGTCCTCTCGAACCTGGAGCGGGCGGAACTGACGACCAGCGAAAGCGAGCGGACGAAGCTGATGACCGTCGCCATCGTCGGCGGCGGCCCGACCGGGGTCGAACTCGCGGGTGCCTTCGCGGACCTGGTCCACCGCTCGCTGAAGTCGAACTTCCGCCGGATCGACACCTCGAAACTCCGGATCATCCTGATCGAGGGCTTCAAGAACCTGCTGGAACCCTACGACGCCAACCAGCGCGACTACGCCCGCCGCCACTTGGAGTCGATCGGTGTGGAGGTCCGCACGGAGACGAAGGTCACCGACATCCGCCCGGGCGTCCTGGAGTTCGGGGACAGCACCAACCTCGAAGCCGCGGCCATCATCTGGGCGGCCGGAGTCGCCGCCAACCCGCTGACGAAAGCGCTGGGGGTCGAGACCGACCGCGGCGGTCGCATCACCCCGAACCCGGACCTTTCGGTCCCCGGACATCCCGAGATCTTCGTCGCCGGAGATCTCGTGGCGATGAAGGACAACGAAGGGAAAGTCGTCCCGGGTGTGGCTCCCGCCGCCTCGCAGATGGGCCGTCACATCGCCAGGGTCCTCAAGGAGGAACTGAGGCTGGAGAAAGGCCGCTTCGCCGACCGCAAGCACGACCTGCGTCCGACCTTCCGCTACTGGGACAAAGGGATGATGGCCATCATCGGAAAAAACCACGCCGTGGTGAAGGCCGGCAAGGCGCTGCGCCTGCAGGGCTTCATCGCCTGGATGGCGTGGCTTTTCATCCACATCCTCTTCCTCATCGGCTTCCGCAACAAGCTGGCCGTGCTGCTGGGCTGGGCCACTGCCTACCTCAAGAACACCCCGGAGGCGCGCATCATCATGCACCCGCCGAAGGAGTACGAGGCGGCGTCTCTCTGA
- a CDS encoding NAD(P)H-hydrate dehydratase: protein MKALTVREMRSIEAAALAGPWTESTLMQAAGERLACSISRIFPKPGTIVAYLGKGHNAGDAFVALRTLSMFHGWRIMMRCAHPRDRWAPLTLEKLSLLETAGVIGEPGPLPDILEVIQADQPLVLLDALVGIGANGALREPLLSLAREMEEIRNHFGAKVIALDLPSGVDPDTGEVHPGAVTADATFMIGAPKQGLLFEHAADAVGALHLVPVDALAPVDTGGHQLAGPHSIRSIHEPRPFNFHKGKAGRVGILAGSREYSGAAVLASMGALAGGAGLVTLHLPQEAIPFVSGRLPPEIILRTCKDPREILSQRYDALVIGCGLHSTDPGYHRSLREAILASPLPTVIDAEALNLLSPGDPTLLRENHLLTPHPGEFRRLAPDLVRLPREDAARTFADRTSATVLLKGCRTVVTRKERPLWFNPTGTPGMATGGQGDLLSGVVGALLAIGNPTLEAASIGAWICGRAAERAMLDPEISAQSLLPTHVHACIGGAFRDWAERTR, encoded by the coding sequence ATGAAGGCGCTGACCGTCCGCGAAATGCGCTCCATCGAGGCGGCGGCACTCGCCGGTCCATGGACGGAATCCACCCTCATGCAGGCTGCCGGAGAGCGTCTTGCCTGCTCGATTTCCAGAATTTTCCCCAAGCCCGGGACCATCGTAGCGTATCTGGGCAAGGGACATAATGCCGGTGACGCATTCGTGGCGCTGCGCACGCTCAGCATGTTCCACGGCTGGCGCATCATGATGCGCTGCGCCCATCCCCGGGACCGTTGGGCACCGCTGACGTTGGAGAAACTTTCCCTGCTGGAGACCGCCGGAGTCATTGGAGAACCCGGCCCGCTCCCTGACATCCTGGAAGTGATCCAGGCGGACCAACCGCTGGTGCTGCTCGATGCCTTGGTTGGCATCGGTGCCAACGGAGCGTTGCGGGAACCTCTGCTTTCGCTCGCACGGGAAATGGAGGAAATCAGGAACCACTTCGGCGCGAAAGTCATTGCCCTGGACCTTCCATCCGGGGTGGATCCGGACACCGGAGAAGTTCATCCAGGTGCTGTCACCGCGGATGCCACCTTCATGATCGGCGCTCCGAAACAAGGACTGCTCTTCGAACATGCGGCGGATGCGGTCGGCGCGCTCCACCTCGTTCCGGTCGATGCCCTCGCCCCTGTGGACACCGGCGGCCACCAGTTGGCCGGACCTCACTCGATCCGCTCCATCCACGAGCCACGTCCGTTCAATTTCCACAAAGGAAAAGCCGGCCGGGTGGGCATCCTGGCAGGTTCCCGCGAATACAGCGGCGCAGCCGTGCTCGCCTCCATGGGCGCGCTCGCCGGAGGCGCGGGTCTGGTCACCCTCCACCTGCCGCAGGAAGCCATCCCCTTCGTGAGCGGGCGGCTCCCCCCTGAAATCATTCTCCGGACCTGCAAGGATCCCCGGGAGATCCTCTCGCAGCGCTACGACGCCCTCGTCATCGGCTGCGGACTCCACTCGACCGATCCGGGGTACCACCGCTCCCTGCGGGAAGCGATTCTGGCCTCTCCGCTGCCCACGGTGATCGATGCGGAGGCCCTCAACCTCCTCTCTCCCGGGGATCCCACCCTCCTCCGGGAAAACCATCTTCTCACCCCCCACCCCGGCGAGTTCAGGCGGCTGGCCCCGGATCTGGTGAGGTTGCCACGCGAGGACGCCGCCCGCACCTTCGCGGACCGCACCTCCGCCACCGTGCTCCTCAAAGGCTGCAGGACGGTGGTGACCCGGAAAGAAAGACCACTCTGGTTCAATCCTACGGGCACCCCGGGGATGGCAACCGGTGGCCAGGGAGATCTGCTCTCCGGCGTGGTGGGTGCCCTGCTTGCCATTGGCAATCCAACACTGGAAGCCGCCTCCATCGGTGCCTGGATCTGCGGCAGGGCGGCGGAAAGAGCCATGCTTGATCCGGAAATTTCCGCGCAATCACTCCTCCCCACGCACGTACACGCTTGCATCGGCGGCGCGTTCCGGGACTGGGCGGAACGCACCCGCTAG
- a CDS encoding plastocyanin/azurin family copper-binding protein, whose protein sequence is MKKLSLIFAALIAAPSAFAETKLELTGNDQMQFNAKTLEAKAGESVTLSFKHIGTLPVVAMGHNVVILKPGTSVPAFAAKCASAKDNGYLPTDEESKAAVVAHTKLLGGGQSDEIKFTPTEPGAYPYICTFPGHFAIMQGVLTVK, encoded by the coding sequence ATGAAGAAACTCTCATTGATCTTCGCTGCCCTGATCGCCGCCCCATCCGCCTTCGCGGAAACCAAGCTTGAGCTTACGGGCAACGACCAGATGCAGTTCAATGCCAAGACCCTCGAAGCAAAAGCAGGCGAGAGCGTCACCCTTTCCTTCAAGCACATCGGCACCCTTCCGGTGGTCGCCATGGGTCACAACGTGGTCATCCTGAAGCCAGGCACCTCCGTGCCGGCCTTCGCCGCGAAGTGCGCATCGGCCAAGGACAACGGCTACCTGCCGACGGATGAAGAGTCCAAGGCGGCGGTTGTCGCCCACACCAAGCTGCTCGGTGGCGGCCAGTCGGACGAGATCAAGTTCACCCCGACCGAGCCGGGCGCGTATCCTTACATCTGCACCTTCCCAGGTCACTTCGCCATCATGCAGGGCGTCCTGACCGTGAAGTGA
- a CDS encoding P-II family nitrogen regulator has protein sequence MKKIEAIIKPFKLEEVKEALAEVGVQGMTVTEVKGFGRQKGHTEIYRGSEYTVDFLPKVKIEIVVDDAQAGGVASAIVKSANTGKIGDGKVFISTVEEAIRIRTGETGSSAVAVN, from the coding sequence ATGAAAAAAATCGAAGCGATCATCAAGCCGTTCAAACTCGAAGAAGTGAAAGAAGCCCTTGCCGAAGTGGGCGTTCAGGGAATGACCGTCACCGAAGTCAAAGGCTTCGGCCGCCAGAAAGGCCATACCGAAATCTATCGTGGTTCCGAATATACCGTGGATTTCCTTCCCAAGGTGAAGATCGAGATCGTCGTTGACGATGCCCAGGCCGGCGGCGTCGCCTCCGCCATCGTCAAGAGCGCCAACACCGGCAAGATCGGTGACGGCAAGGTCTTCATCTCGACTGTCGAGGAAGCGATCCGTATCCGGACCGGTGAGACCGGTTCCTCCGCCGTCGCCGTGAACTGA